One Polyangiaceae bacterium genomic window carries:
- a CDS encoding type II toxin-antitoxin system Phd/YefM family antitoxin, whose amino-acid sequence MMDVSVTEFRANCLELLRRVASGGESIAIKRGGKVVARLTPAGSEAETQPKPWERLRGSGELLANPGESVLDEREFEALR is encoded by the coding sequence ATGATGGATGTTTCTGTAACGGAATTCCGAGCAAACTGCCTGGAACTCTTGCGTCGCGTTGCGAGTGGTGGCGAATCGATCGCGATCAAACGCGGGGGTAAGGTCGTCGCACGTCTGACACCTGCAGGATCCGAAGCAGAAACGCAGCCTAAGCCTTGGGAACGGCTTCGCGGGTCCGGCGAACTCTTGGCCAATCCAGGCGAATCTGTGCTTGATGAGCGCGAGTTCGAGGCTTTGCGATGA